The following coding sequences lie in one Enterococcus sp. 9E7_DIV0242 genomic window:
- a CDS encoding phosphopentomutase: MKFRKICVVVMDSVGIGELPDADQFGDTGSHTLGHITERMPDLHLQNLKALGLGNIAPLANISAAEEPLACYGKMNEISVGKDTMTGHWELMGLEITKPFQVYPNGFPKELLDVFEEKTGRGILGNKPASGTEILEEFGEEQRKTGKWIVYTSADSVFQLAANEEIIPLEELYQACEIIRALTLEPPYMVGRVIARPYIGKTGAYVRTPNRHDYALAPFGRTVLEALADKQVEVTSIGKINDIFSGRGIANSYPTKSNKDGILQTIEQLKNVSSGFIFTNLVDFDSLYGHRRDVEGYGKCLEEFDSYLPDMLSEITSEDLLIITADHGNDPIHPGTDHTREYVPLLAYNPAFVKKEDKNLGIRATYGDLAATIAENFETEMPKIGSSFLKNLFEEETK; the protein is encoded by the coding sequence GGATGCAGACCAGTTTGGCGATACAGGGAGCCATACGTTGGGACATATCACTGAACGGATGCCCGATTTACATCTGCAAAATCTAAAAGCTTTAGGGTTGGGAAACATTGCGCCATTGGCTAATATTTCCGCTGCCGAGGAGCCTTTGGCTTGTTATGGAAAAATGAATGAGATTTCTGTAGGAAAAGACACGATGACCGGGCATTGGGAATTGATGGGCTTGGAAATTACAAAACCTTTTCAAGTGTACCCGAACGGATTTCCTAAAGAATTGCTGGACGTTTTTGAGGAGAAAACCGGACGAGGGATTCTGGGAAATAAACCGGCATCCGGAACAGAGATTTTAGAAGAATTTGGAGAGGAGCAGAGAAAAACCGGGAAATGGATCGTTTATACTTCGGCAGATAGCGTATTTCAACTGGCAGCGAATGAAGAAATCATTCCCTTAGAGGAATTATACCAAGCCTGCGAAATAATTAGAGCTCTTACTCTTGAACCGCCTTATATGGTTGGTCGTGTGATTGCCCGCCCTTATATCGGAAAAACAGGTGCCTATGTTCGAACCCCTAATCGGCATGATTATGCACTAGCTCCGTTTGGGCGGACAGTTTTAGAAGCGTTGGCAGATAAACAGGTGGAAGTCACATCCATCGGTAAAATCAACGATATCTTTTCAGGAAGAGGGATTGCCAATTCCTATCCAACCAAAAGCAACAAGGATGGGATTTTACAAACGATTGAACAATTGAAGAACGTTTCATCAGGATTTATTTTTACTAATTTAGTTGATTTTGATTCATTGTATGGCCATCGCAGAGACGTTGAGGGCTATGGGAAATGTCTGGAAGAGTTTGATTCCTATCTGCCGGATATGTTGTCAGAGATTACATCTGAGGATCTATTGATTATAACAGCAGACCATGGCAATGATCCGATCCATCCTGGAACAGATCATACAAGGGAATATGTGCCGCTTCTGGCTTATAACCCGGCGTTTGTAAAAAAAGAAGATAAGAATCTGGGGATTAGAGCAACTTATGGTGATTTAGCAGCGACAATTGCAGAGAACTTTGAAACAGAAATGCCGAAAATCGGCAGTAGCTTTTTGAAAAATTTATTTGAGGAGGAAACAAAAT